From one Lycium barbarum isolate Lr01 chromosome 6, ASM1917538v2, whole genome shotgun sequence genomic stretch:
- the LOC132643897 gene encoding uncharacterized protein LOC132643897: MTTESNSTSETVGSTSNTLDPFHPLYLHPSDTPGSFLVSIPFSGEGYGEWKEGMIISLSAKNKIQIIDRSFTQPAANSPLLPYWLRCNNMVKAWIMNALTKDIAKTILYYKTAKKAWDNLADRYGVANMSQYYTLQRAISSTFQGSLDIATYYTRLKGLCIFHSEEQHPYATPTPNVEKAYSMLVRDEKQREINHDKGVFSPDSSSFSASSSGKGGLTGYPNYAPSTFSSGGYSHATSSNYNQASSSNSSSVGNTNHASSSSSTSNYPRNYTQRVSFDQRNNKSALICKYCKKSGHTVDKCCRLHGFPPEFSFNKNKRFVFCAQVESPSDPLHGDLNSIPPHGFSKE, encoded by the exons ATGACGACTGAATCCAATAGTACTTCTGAGACAGTAGGTAGTACTTCGAATACCTTAGATCCCTTCCATCCTTTATACCTTCATCCCTCAGACACACCGGGAAGTTTCTTAGTTTCAATTCCCTTCTCCGGTGAGGGTTATGGAGAATGGAAGGAAGGTATGATTATTTCTCTGTCTGCTAAGAACAAAATTCAGATAATTGATAGATCATTTACTCAACCTGCTGCTAATTCCCCTCTCCTTCCATATTGGTTGAGATGCAATAATATGGTGAAGGCTTGGATTATGAATGCTTTGACCAAAGACATAGCAAAAACCATTCTATATTACAAAACTGCTAAGAAGGCTTGGGATAACTTAGCTGATAGGTATGGTGTAGCTAACATGTCTCAGTATTACACTTTACAAAGAGCCATATCTTCTACATTCCAAGGCTCCTTGGACATAGCCACTTATTACACCAGACTCAAGGGTCTATG CATATTCCACAGTGAAGAGCAACATCCTTATGCTACTCCTACTCCTAATGTTGAAAAGGCCTACTCTATGTTAGTCAGAGATGAGAAACAAAGGGAGATCAATCATGACAAAGGTGTTTTCTCCCCAGACTCTTCCTCTTTCAGTGCTTCCAGCTCAGGCAAGGGTGGTTTGACTGGATATCCCAACTATGCTCCTAGTACTTTTAGTTCTGGAGGTTACAGTCATGCTACTTCCTCCAACTATAATCAGGCTTCTTCTTCCAATAGTTCTTCAGTTGGGAACACTAATCATGCCTCATCATCTTCCTCTACATCAAACTATCCTAGAAACTACACCCAGAGGGTTTCCTTTGATCAGAGGAACAATAAGTCTGCTCTTATATGCAAGTATTGTAAGAAATCTGGACATACTGTGGACAAGTGTTGCAGATTACATGGGTTTCCACCTGAGTTTAGCTTCAATAAGAACAAGAGGTTTGTGTTTTGTGCACAAGTTGAATCTCCATCTGATCCTCTCCACGGAGACCTTAATTCTATTCCACCACATGGATTCTCCAAGGAGTAG